Proteins encoded together in one Camelina sativa cultivar DH55 chromosome 9, Cs, whole genome shotgun sequence window:
- the LOC109126403 gene encoding uncharacterized protein LOC109126403 — protein MALQQEKVMAIQQEVFIEEKEEDRGPPLEKYANQPFLKDMLLELSKKKGHDQDMNDLREIGKVVVPTKLKDPCSFNLPCSISYMHFNKCLCDLGASVSLMPYSVAEKLGYEHFKPCNLYIGLADGSKRDVLGVIEDLPVKIGKARIPTDFVIMNMDQEPEDPLILGRPFLATTGAVIDVKMGTIKLHLAKDFTMKFDIKNSTHHPTIVGQHFVVEEKASCEVFEDGEDPRIKVQPKPKLSKNYRVQFKC, from the coding sequence atggctttgcaacaagagaaagTAATGGCCATTCAACAAGAGGTTTTCATtgaggagaaggaggaagatAGAGGACCTCCTTTGGAAAAATATGCTAATCAACCTTTCCTCAAGGATATGCTTCTTGAATTATCCAAGAAGAAGGGTCATGATCAAGACATGAAcgatttgagagagattgggaaAGTTGTTGTCCCAACAAAGCTTAAGGATCCATGCTCATTCAACCTACCCTGCTCCATCAGTTATATGCACTTCAACAAGTGTCTATGTGATCTAGGAGCTTCAGTGAGCTTAATGCCATACTCAGTGGCTGAGAAGTTGGGATATGAACATTTTAAGCCTTGTAATCTCTATATTGGCCTAGCAGATGGATCCAAGAGGGATGTGCTTGGAGTGATTGAAGAtcttccagtcaagatagggaaAGCTAGAATCCCAACTGATTTTGTGATCATGAACATGGACCAAGAGCcagaagatcctctcatcttggggagaccattcttagccacaaCTGGGGCTGTAATTGATGTTAAGATGGGAACCATCAAGCTCCACCTTGCtaaagacttcactatgaagtttgacatcaagaattCAACACATCACCCTACTATTGTAGGTCAGCATTTTGTAGTAGAGGAAAAAGCTAGTTGTGAAGTTTttgaggatggagaggaccCTAGGATTAAGGTTCAGCCCAAGCCAAAACTGTCCAAGAATTACAGGGTTCAGTTCAAGTGCTAG